A genomic stretch from uncultured Cohaesibacter sp. includes:
- a CDS encoding metalloregulator ArsR/SmtB family transcription factor — MALKMNGAMTSAQMGKRLNTTGEGARQHLVRLSEEGLVTEERRIKGRGRPSVYWSLTQQGHDHFPDTHSDLAVDLLDSIQKTVGPETLDKIITLRGERTQERYRGALDQCASLAERVERLAALRSAEGYMSTMEVAPDGSFLLFENHCPICAAARLCQNFCRSELEVFRALLGPEVKVERVEHILSDGRRCAYQIRRHPSEVI, encoded by the coding sequence ATGGCTCTGAAAATGAACGGGGCCATGACATCAGCCCAGATGGGGAAGCGACTCAACACCACGGGTGAAGGGGCGCGCCAGCATCTGGTGAGATTGTCTGAAGAGGGCCTGGTAACCGAGGAGCGTCGTATCAAGGGCCGTGGGCGCCCGTCGGTCTATTGGTCCCTGACGCAGCAGGGGCACGACCATTTCCCGGATACCCATTCCGATCTTGCGGTTGACCTACTGGATTCGATCCAGAAAACCGTGGGGCCGGAAACGCTGGACAAGATCATCACTTTGCGCGGAGAGAGAACCCAAGAGCGGTATCGTGGAGCATTGGATCAATGTGCCTCTCTGGCCGAGCGGGTGGAGCGACTTGCCGCATTGCGCAGTGCTGAAGGGTATATGTCGACGATGGAGGTGGCGCCGGATGGCAGCTTTCTGCTGTTTGAAAATCACTGCCCCATTTGCGCCGCAGCGCGGCTGTGCCAGAATTTTTGTCGCTCTGAACTGGAGGTCTTTCGCGCGTTGCTTGGACCGGAGGTGAAAGTCGAGCGAGTCGAGCACATTCTAAGTGATGGTCGTCGTTGTGCTTATCAAATTCGTCGGCATCCCTCCGAAGTCATTTGA
- the ugpC gene encoding sn-glycerol-3-phosphate ABC transporter ATP-binding protein UgpC, with translation MADVILKDICKSFGRVEVIKGVDITIEDGEFVVFVGPSGCGKSTLLRMIAGLEDITSGTLEIGGTVVNDVQPKERGIAMVFQSYAIFPHMTVRENMAFGLTIAKASKEEKESKVQEAARILQMENLLDRKPSQLSGGQRQRVAIGRAITRKPSVFLFDEPLSNLDAALRMDMRMEIGRLHEQLAATMIYVTHDQVEAMTLADKIVVLKDGKVMQVGKPMELYHEPANKFVAGFLGAPSMNFLEVDVRELGKDSAVVSNGALEPTRVKARGRSFSKDGKATLGIRPQYLKLAEAGEGMLHGKVTLTERLGTETVVDVALLSGGKVIASFDEDLILKAGERLDLIFDADQAHLFNADE, from the coding sequence ATGGCTGACGTCATTCTCAAGGATATTTGCAAGAGTTTTGGTCGAGTCGAAGTGATCAAGGGCGTTGACATCACCATCGAAGATGGGGAATTCGTTGTCTTTGTAGGCCCTTCGGGGTGTGGGAAGTCGACCCTTTTGCGCATGATCGCCGGGCTTGAGGATATCACCTCCGGCACATTGGAAATCGGAGGGACCGTTGTCAACGATGTGCAGCCCAAGGAACGCGGCATCGCAATGGTCTTTCAGAGCTATGCCATTTTCCCCCATATGACGGTGCGCGAAAATATGGCGTTTGGCCTCACCATCGCCAAGGCGTCCAAGGAGGAAAAGGAGAGCAAGGTGCAGGAAGCGGCCCGCATCCTGCAGATGGAAAATCTGCTGGATCGCAAGCCTAGCCAGTTGTCTGGCGGACAGCGCCAGAGGGTGGCCATCGGGCGGGCTATCACGCGCAAGCCTTCGGTCTTCCTGTTTGATGAACCGCTCTCCAATCTTGACGCCGCCCTGCGCATGGATATGCGCATGGAGATTGGCCGTTTGCATGAACAACTGGCTGCTACCATGATCTATGTGACCCATGATCAGGTGGAAGCCATGACCCTTGCTGACAAGATCGTCGTGCTCAAGGATGGCAAGGTGATGCAGGTCGGCAAACCCATGGAACTTTACCATGAGCCGGCGAATAAATTCGTTGCCGGTTTTCTGGGGGCGCCTTCCATGAATTTTCTGGAGGTTGATGTGCGGGAGCTTGGCAAAGACAGCGCCGTCGTCAGTAATGGCGCTCTTGAACCAACGAGGGTGAAGGCACGCGGCCGGTCTTTCTCTAAAGATGGTAAAGCGACCCTCGGCATTCGGCCGCAATATCTCAAGCTTGCAGAGGCCGGAGAAGGTATGCTGCATGGCAAGGTTACTCTCACCGAGCGTCTGGGGACAGAAACCGTTGTGGATGTGGCTTTGTTAAGCGGTGGGAAGGTCATTGCTTCATTTGATGAAGATCTGATTCTGAAAGCAGGTGAGAGGCTCGACCTGATCTTCGACGCGGATCAGGCACATTTGTTTAACGCGGATGAATAG
- a CDS encoding GFA family protein produces the protein MDTVTGGCLCGAVRFIAKGQPDRVGICHCMDCRKHHGAVFYAAAVYQEKSFQYSGEAQEYKGRFFCPNCGSSIFSKSDREIEVHLGACDAPNLFEPTYELWCSRREAWLPPFSNMKHFMKNWTVDEDAE, from the coding sequence ATGGATACAGTCACTGGAGGATGCCTCTGCGGTGCAGTCCGCTTCATAGCCAAGGGCCAGCCTGATCGCGTTGGAATTTGCCATTGCATGGACTGCCGTAAGCACCATGGCGCAGTATTCTATGCAGCGGCAGTTTATCAGGAAAAGTCTTTCCAATATTCGGGAGAAGCTCAAGAATATAAAGGCAGATTTTTCTGCCCAAATTGTGGGTCATCCATATTCTCGAAAAGCGACCGTGAAATAGAAGTGCATTTGGGAGCATGCGATGCACCCAACCTGTTTGAACCAACATATGAATTATGGTGCAGCCGCCGCGAAGCCTGGCTTCCGCCTTTTTCGAACATGAAGCACTTCATGAAAAATTGGACCGTTGATGAGGACGCAGAATAG
- a CDS encoding DUF2254 domain-containing protein translates to MTKWQWVLLQLTRRLWVRAALIGLLGIGAAVLATLAETLVPWDPGVDISSDAVNSILTIIASSMLTVATFSLSVMTSAYRSATSNATPRATRLLIQDHMSQNVLSTFIGSFLFSIVGIVVLKTGAYGSQGRAVLFGVTILVIALIVVSLLKWIDYLTQLGRVEEAADRVEQATKQAISLRLSQPFLGGQPLRRENRIPASAKPVNSLQSGYVQHIDMQRLSDCAHEVKARVYLEVVPGHFVFTHAPLARIELASDAPDRKLQDEEAEKVLSKALEEAITIGQERSFDQDPRFGFCVLGEIATRALSPGINDSGTAIDIIGRVTRLLYLWSDELETAASDVDFPDIYVPPIEDKDLFEDAFMQIARDGASHIEIQLRLRKALQALGKTGSDAFRLAAKEQAALALKRANEALGLEEDRDRLSAVSVE, encoded by the coding sequence ATGACAAAATGGCAATGGGTTCTTTTGCAATTGACACGTCGGCTATGGGTGCGTGCTGCGCTTATCGGCTTGTTGGGGATTGGTGCTGCTGTGCTGGCCACCTTGGCCGAGACCCTTGTGCCATGGGACCCCGGCGTTGACATCAGCTCCGACGCGGTCAACAGCATTCTGACCATCATTGCTTCGAGCATGCTGACGGTGGCCACTTTTTCTCTCAGCGTCATGACGTCGGCCTATCGCTCTGCCACGAGCAATGCGACACCGCGGGCAACCCGGTTGCTGATTCAGGATCATATGTCGCAGAATGTCCTGTCTACATTTATCGGTTCCTTCCTGTTCAGCATTGTCGGTATTGTTGTGCTCAAAACAGGGGCTTATGGCTCGCAGGGGCGGGCGGTCCTGTTTGGGGTGACGATCCTTGTCATCGCGCTCATTGTTGTTTCGCTGTTAAAATGGATCGATTACCTAACCCAGTTGGGTCGGGTGGAAGAGGCTGCCGATCGTGTCGAGCAGGCAACAAAGCAGGCTATTTCCTTGCGTCTTTCGCAACCCTTTCTGGGAGGGCAACCGCTCAGGCGGGAAAACCGGATTCCAGCCTCGGCCAAGCCGGTCAACTCTCTTCAGTCGGGCTATGTGCAACATATTGACATGCAGCGCCTGTCCGATTGTGCGCATGAGGTGAAGGCGCGTGTCTATCTGGAGGTTGTGCCCGGTCATTTCGTCTTCACTCATGCCCCATTGGCGCGAATTGAGCTCGCATCCGATGCCCCGGATAGAAAGCTTCAGGATGAAGAGGCCGAAAAAGTGCTCAGCAAAGCCTTGGAGGAGGCGATCACCATCGGGCAGGAGCGCAGTTTTGATCAGGATCCGCGCTTTGGCTTTTGTGTCCTCGGCGAAATCGCCACGCGGGCGCTGTCGCCGGGAATCAATGATTCCGGCACGGCAATCGACATTATCGGGCGTGTCACGCGGTTGCTCTATCTCTGGTCAGATGAGCTGGAAACGGCCGCATCCGACGTGGACTTTCCAGACATCTATGTGCCTCCGATTGAAGACAAGGATTTGTTTGAGGATGCTTTCATGCAAATCGCCCGGGATGGTGCCAGTCACATCGAAATTCAGTTGCGTTTGCGTAAGGCGCTGCAGGCTCTTGGCAAAACAGGAAGCGATGCTTTTCGGCTGGCAGCAAAAGAACAGGCCGCTCTGGCGCTTAAAAGAGCCAATGAGGCTTTGGGGCTGGAAGAGGATAGAGATCGCCTCAGCGCAGTGAGCGTCGAGTGA
- a CDS encoding class I SAM-dependent methyltransferase, with translation MGTQRQLKATLALLDEVAKALDADIMIELWDGSRVPLGSNPATDLTIRIADPGVIASLLRRPGLDRIIRPYIKGLIEIKGGTLYDVGLLFAFTPSRKRLKKLPKSTILSFLAAFLFSPGVNLDASRAFLGDESDHGKSRPKSDETEFIQFHYDVGNDFYELFLDDLRLYSCAYFTDWNNSLDQAQHDKLDMICRKLRLKPGERFLDIGCGWGALILHAAENYGVHAHGVTLSDAQLIHVREQIKAKGLEDRVSVELKNYIDLEGPFDKIASVGMMEHVGEDNLDNYCATINRLLVDKGLFLNHAISRKAKKGKKRFSARPEQRALQKYIFPGGELIDLGRTISCLEQNKFEVMDVEGWREHYQRTTKLWLDRLEDNRDRAVELVGEEVYRIWSAYLAGSSLAFLRGSARLYQVLVSKNPKGPANLPPSRADLYR, from the coding sequence ATGGGAACGCAGCGACAACTCAAGGCAACACTTGCCCTCCTTGACGAGGTGGCCAAGGCACTCGACGCCGACATCATGATCGAGCTCTGGGACGGCTCCAGGGTGCCTCTAGGCAGCAATCCTGCCACCGACCTCACCATCCGGATCGCCGATCCGGGCGTCATTGCTTCGCTGCTGCGCCGCCCCGGCCTTGACCGCATCATCCGCCCCTACATCAAGGGTCTCATCGAGATCAAGGGAGGCACGCTTTATGATGTCGGCCTGCTATTCGCCTTTACCCCTTCGCGCAAACGCCTCAAAAAGCTTCCGAAGAGCACTATCCTTTCCTTCCTAGCCGCCTTCCTCTTCTCTCCCGGTGTCAACCTTGACGCCAGCCGTGCCTTTTTGGGTGACGAGAGCGACCATGGCAAAAGTCGACCTAAGAGCGACGAGACCGAGTTCATCCAGTTCCACTATGATGTCGGCAACGATTTCTACGAACTGTTTCTCGATGATCTGCGCCTCTACAGCTGCGCCTATTTCACCGACTGGAACAATTCTCTGGATCAGGCCCAGCATGACAAGCTCGACATGATCTGCCGCAAGCTACGCCTCAAACCTGGCGAGCGTTTCCTAGATATCGGCTGTGGCTGGGGTGCCCTGATCCTCCATGCGGCTGAAAATTATGGAGTGCATGCCCATGGCGTGACCCTGTCCGATGCCCAGTTGATCCATGTCCGCGAACAGATCAAGGCAAAGGGTCTTGAAGATCGCGTCAGCGTGGAACTCAAAAATTATATCGATCTGGAAGGCCCCTTCGACAAGATCGCCTCGGTTGGCATGATGGAACATGTCGGCGAGGATAATCTCGACAATTATTGCGCCACTATCAATCGTCTGCTCGTTGACAAGGGGCTGTTTCTCAACCACGCCATATCCCGCAAGGCCAAGAAGGGAAAGAAGCGCTTCTCCGCCCGCCCCGAGCAACGCGCCCTGCAGAAATACATCTTCCCCGGCGGCGAGCTGATCGATCTGGGGCGGACCATTTCCTGCCTTGAGCAGAATAAGTTCGAGGTGATGGATGTGGAAGGCTGGCGTGAACATTATCAACGCACCACCAAACTCTGGCTTGATCGGCTAGAGGACAACCGCGACAGGGCGGTTGAGTTGGTGGGAGAGGAAGTCTACCGCATCTGGAGCGCCTATCTGGCCGGATCGTCGCTTGCCTTCCTGCGCGGTTCGGCCCGACTCTACCAGGTGCTGGTAAGCAAGAATCCCAAGGGACCTGCAAATTTGCCGCCAAGCCGGGCTGATCTCTATCGCTGA
- a CDS encoding sugar ABC transporter permease, producing MMASKLTRSNGAGWAFALPGFILLFLFIILPFFFAFWFSLTNQRLISPNPTEFVGLSNYENLLGVSILTLEPRRDEAGQVVRDADGAISYPRVRTITRNPDFPQYKGMREWFRWQSGENARVVVAKDVVFMKALTNTMLFVLIIVPLQGGGALGLALLINQKLRGINAFRAIYFTPVVISIVVISLLWRFIYDGDDGLLNNVLAALTFGAFEPIDWLGNTDTALGSIIVMSAWQAMGFHMVIWLSGLQTIPATLYEVAAIEGSSSWQTFRYVTWPGLRNTAVLVLIVITMQAFALFAQIDVMTNGGPLDSTQTLVFQAVERGYGKQDISGGSTISVILFFIVLLISLVQRYLTREKR from the coding sequence ATGATGGCTTCGAAGCTTACACGCTCGAATGGGGCAGGATGGGCCTTTGCTCTGCCTGGCTTTATCTTGCTGTTTCTCTTCATTATTCTGCCCTTCTTTTTCGCCTTCTGGTTTTCACTGACCAACCAACGGCTGATTTCGCCCAATCCGACGGAATTTGTTGGCCTGTCGAATTATGAGAATCTGCTCGGGGTGTCGATCCTGACCTTGGAACCCCGGCGCGATGAGGCCGGGCAAGTTGTACGCGATGCGGACGGGGCGATCTCCTATCCCCGCGTGCGTACGATCACGCGCAATCCCGATTTTCCGCAATATAAGGGCATGCGAGAGTGGTTCCGTTGGCAAAGCGGCGAGAATGCCCGCGTTGTGGTGGCCAAGGATGTGGTCTTCATGAAGGCCCTCACCAACACCATGCTGTTTGTGCTGATCATCGTGCCGCTGCAAGGGGGAGGGGCGCTCGGGCTCGCCTTGCTGATCAACCAGAAATTACGGGGGATCAACGCTTTCAGGGCCATCTATTTCACGCCCGTGGTCATTTCCATCGTTGTCATCTCGTTGCTCTGGCGCTTCATCTATGACGGCGATGACGGGTTGCTCAACAATGTATTGGCAGCGCTCACTTTCGGGGCATTCGAGCCCATCGACTGGCTGGGCAATACGGATACGGCGCTTGGGTCCATCATTGTCATGTCGGCCTGGCAGGCCATGGGCTTCCATATGGTGATCTGGCTTTCGGGGCTGCAAACCATTCCGGCAACGCTTTATGAAGTGGCTGCGATTGAGGGCTCTTCGAGCTGGCAGACCTTCCGCTATGTCACATGGCCCGGACTGCGCAATACAGCGGTTCTGGTGCTGATCGTCATCACCATGCAGGCCTTTGCCCTGTTTGCCCAGATTGATGTGATGACCAATGGCGGGCCTCTGGATTCAACCCAGACGCTGGTGTTCCAGGCGGTTGAGCGCGGTTATGGCAAGCAGGATATTTCCGGCGGCTCGACCATTTCGGTCATCCTCTTTTTCATCGTTCTGCTGATCTCGCTGGTGCAGCGCTATCTGACGAGGGAGAAACGCTAA
- a CDS encoding sugar ABC transporter substrate-binding protein: MKLTKILVASFCASTLMSGVAFAQTDLTMWYHGAGNDVESKIINQIVDDFNASQSDWKVTIESFPQTSYNDSVVAAALAGNLPDIIDVDGPIMPNWAWSGYMQPLQIDQTKIKNFLPGTKGMWDGKLYSIGLWDAAVALYARTSTLEELGLRTPTLDKPWSKDEFMDALQKAKDSGKYKYALDLGMNDQGEWYPYAFSPFLQSFGGDIVDRSTYKTAEGALNGDAGLAFGEWWQSLFTEGYAPGTSESPADQQTGFIDGSFAFQWNGNWRAVATMAEVDDVVFLPAPDMGNGPTIGAGSWQFGVAKTSEHPDGASAFIEFALQDKYLAAFSDGIGLIPSTASAAQMTKNYKDGGPLAVFYDLSNAQAKVRPVTPGYVVQSKVFTKAMADLANGADVADTLDAAVDEINADIEKNSGYGH, from the coding sequence ATGAAACTTACCAAGATACTTGTTGCTTCATTCTGCGCTTCGACACTCATGTCTGGCGTGGCCTTTGCGCAAACCGATCTGACCATGTGGTATCATGGCGCCGGGAATGATGTTGAGAGCAAGATCATCAACCAGATCGTTGATGACTTCAACGCCAGTCAGAGTGACTGGAAGGTCACCATCGAGAGCTTCCCGCAGACCAGCTACAATGATTCCGTTGTTGCGGCTGCCTTGGCGGGCAATCTGCCGGATATCATCGATGTGGACGGGCCAATCATGCCGAACTGGGCCTGGTCCGGCTATATGCAGCCATTGCAGATTGATCAAACTAAAATCAAGAATTTCCTCCCCGGCACGAAAGGCATGTGGGATGGCAAGCTCTATTCCATCGGCCTATGGGATGCCGCTGTTGCGCTTTATGCCCGCACCTCCACTCTGGAAGAGCTGGGCCTGCGCACGCCTACGCTGGATAAACCATGGTCAAAAGACGAGTTCATGGATGCTCTCCAGAAGGCCAAGGACTCAGGCAAATATAAATATGCCCTGGATCTGGGCATGAACGATCAGGGCGAATGGTATCCTTACGCCTTTTCTCCATTCTTGCAGAGCTTTGGCGGCGATATCGTGGACCGCTCCACCTACAAGACGGCTGAGGGCGCTCTGAACGGCGATGCCGGGCTGGCCTTTGGGGAATGGTGGCAGAGCCTGTTCACGGAAGGATACGCTCCGGGAACTTCAGAAAGCCCTGCCGATCAACAGACCGGCTTCATCGATGGCAGCTTCGCCTTCCAGTGGAATGGCAACTGGCGGGCTGTGGCCACAATGGCTGAAGTGGATGATGTTGTCTTCCTGCCGGCTCCGGACATGGGCAATGGCCCGACCATAGGCGCCGGTTCCTGGCAGTTTGGTGTTGCCAAAACCTCCGAGCATCCGGACGGAGCATCTGCCTTTATCGAATTTGCCCTGCAGGATAAATATCTTGCGGCCTTCTCTGATGGCATAGGTCTTATTCCATCCACGGCATCTGCAGCCCAGATGACCAAGAATTACAAGGATGGTGGACCGCTGGCTGTCTTCTATGACCTCTCCAACGCTCAGGCCAAGGTGCGTCCGGTAACGCCGGGCTATGTTGTCCAATCAAAGGTCTTCACCAAGGCTATGGCTGATCTGGCCAATGGCGCCGATGTTGCCGATACCCTTGATGCTGCCGTTGACGAGATCAATGCCGACATCGAGAAGAACAGCGGCTACGGTCATTAA
- a CDS encoding superoxide dismutase, with the protein MAFELPALPYSHSALAAAGMSQETLELHHDKHHQAYVNALNGFVDANADLQGKSLEEIIALTYGNDARAGIFNQAGQHWNHIHFWNALSPNGGGIPGKLEAKLIEAFGSIEQFKADFKTAATTQFGSGWAWLIQKADGSLAVTKTPNGVNPLATGEGKALLSLDVWEHSYYVDFRNRRPDYVTNFLDKLANYEFAEANLG; encoded by the coding sequence ATGGCATTTGAACTTCCAGCTCTTCCCTATTCCCATTCCGCACTCGCAGCAGCTGGCATGAGCCAGGAAACCCTCGAGCTTCACCACGACAAGCATCATCAGGCCTATGTGAATGCCCTGAACGGATTTGTTGACGCCAATGCTGACCTGCAGGGCAAGTCCCTCGAAGAAATCATTGCCCTGACCTATGGCAACGATGCCCGCGCCGGCATCTTCAACCAGGCTGGCCAGCACTGGAACCACATTCATTTCTGGAATGCCCTTTCCCCGAATGGCGGTGGCATCCCGGGCAAACTGGAAGCCAAGCTGATCGAAGCATTCGGCTCCATCGAGCAATTCAAAGCAGATTTCAAAACGGCAGCGACCACCCAGTTCGGCTCTGGTTGGGCATGGTTGATCCAGAAGGCCGACGGCTCCCTTGCCGTCACCAAGACTCCAAACGGTGTCAATCCGCTGGCAACAGGCGAAGGCAAAGCCCTTCTCAGCCTCGACGTTTGGGAACACAGCTACTATGTCGATTTCCGCAACCGTCGCCCTGATTATGTAACCAACTTCCTCGACAAACTCGCAAACTATGAATTTGCCGAAGCAAACCTTGGTTAA
- a CDS encoding LacI family DNA-binding transcriptional regulator → MTTIYDVAKRAGVSPKTVSRVLNGDAPVKKQTRDAVDAAMAELGYVPSNAARMMRSNKSGLVGLITGAISHGIEPTEPEGLPDLFIVQGIQHTMSSSGKTLMIADTDGISDQVPHLIRTFLQHRVEGIIYVADHHRQVTLPKVPDGFPIVLANCFDPEGHPCVLPDDKQGQKGLVAKLIQSGHRRIGFLTLDRTLVATGLRYRGYREALAEADIPYADELVTMGYEEGQERESQILMQALNRLLSLEEPPTVICCGNDEMALRLYGLLRSRGIRVPEDISVAGYDNYRVIAETLFPPLTTVELPYFTMGQIAAQHLLALTSEQDTKPELPGLVGSPVCWRSSVTALNSVSVLNSKGRTNQ, encoded by the coding sequence GTGACAACCATTTATGATGTAGCCAAGCGGGCAGGCGTATCACCCAAGACCGTTTCACGAGTGTTGAACGGGGATGCGCCGGTCAAGAAACAGACCCGTGATGCTGTGGATGCGGCCATGGCCGAGCTGGGCTATGTGCCTTCCAATGCTGCGCGCATGATGCGTTCCAACAAGTCCGGGCTGGTTGGCTTGATCACTGGTGCGATTTCGCATGGCATTGAGCCTACCGAGCCGGAAGGCCTGCCCGATCTTTTCATCGTTCAGGGCATTCAGCATACCATGAGCTCAAGTGGCAAGACCTTGATGATCGCAGATACTGACGGGATCTCTGATCAGGTGCCGCATCTGATCCGGACTTTTCTACAGCATCGGGTGGAGGGTATCATCTATGTGGCCGATCACCATAGGCAGGTGACCTTGCCCAAAGTGCCCGATGGTTTTCCGATTGTGCTTGCCAATTGCTTTGATCCCGAAGGACATCCGTGTGTGTTGCCAGACGACAAGCAGGGGCAGAAAGGGCTCGTTGCCAAGCTTATCCAGAGTGGACACCGACGCATCGGATTTCTGACGCTGGATCGCACGCTCGTTGCGACGGGCTTGCGCTATCGAGGTTATCGGGAGGCGCTGGCCGAGGCTGACATTCCTTATGCCGATGAGCTTGTGACCATGGGCTATGAGGAAGGGCAGGAACGGGAGAGCCAGATCTTGATGCAGGCGCTCAATCGGCTGCTTTCTCTTGAAGAGCCGCCAACCGTCATTTGCTGCGGCAATGACGAAATGGCGCTGCGTTTGTATGGCCTGTTGCGCTCGCGCGGCATTCGGGTGCCGGAGGACATCTCGGTTGCTGGCTATGACAATTATCGCGTGATCGCAGAGACGCTGTTTCCACCACTTACAACGGTTGAGCTGCCCTATTTCACCATGGGGCAGATTGCTGCTCAGCATTTGCTGGCTTTGACGTCAGAGCAGGATACCAAACCCGAACTTCCGGGGCTGGTGGGGAGCCCTGTTTGCTGGCGGTCTTCGGTTACGGCGCTCAACTCTGTGAGTGTTTTGAATTCTAAAGGGAGGACTAACCAATGA
- a CDS encoding carbohydrate ABC transporter permease, whose product MAQVSPKNEGLLLLSRYLVLGLVAAIFLFPLIFMMVSSLKPDAQLLADTSSLRAFLPVGDVSLDNYFAAFDRAPIGRFMLNSVLITVTTVILSIIICSVAAFSFVYLEWTGRNVLLSIILATLIIPFETIAVPLLLLVSRLPWLGLDGMEWGWLNTYRVQIIPWIVDALTVFLFVQYFKDLPRELIEAARAEGASWLAVYRRVVMPLSGPVLATAAILKALKMYNEQYLWPLIVVQDEAHRPIMVGLGYFFQLDVAWGELMAYLTLISIPVLVFYLVMQRAFIASIASTGVKG is encoded by the coding sequence ATGGCACAGGTATCCCCAAAGAATGAAGGTTTGCTGCTGCTGTCTCGCTATCTGGTGCTGGGTTTGGTGGCAGCGATCTTCCTCTTCCCGCTCATCTTCATGATGGTTTCCTCTTTGAAGCCGGATGCGCAACTGCTGGCTGATACCAGCTCTCTCAGGGCGTTTCTGCCGGTGGGCGATGTGAGCCTTGATAACTACTTCGCGGCTTTTGATCGGGCTCCGATCGGGCGCTTCATGCTCAACTCGGTGCTGATCACCGTTACGACTGTCATCCTGTCGATCATTATCTGCTCTGTTGCTGCCTTTTCCTTCGTCTATCTGGAATGGACGGGGCGCAATGTGCTTCTGTCGATCATTCTGGCGACCCTGATCATTCCGTTCGAAACCATCGCCGTGCCTTTGCTGCTGCTGGTCTCCCGTCTGCCATGGCTGGGGCTGGACGGCATGGAATGGGGTTGGCTGAATACCTATAGGGTGCAGATCATTCCATGGATTGTCGATGCGCTGACGGTTTTCCTGTTTGTGCAATATTTCAAGGATCTGCCGCGCGAGCTGATTGAAGCTGCGCGGGCGGAAGGGGCCAGCTGGCTGGCTGTGTATCGGCGGGTCGTCATGCCCCTGTCCGGGCCGGTGTTGGCCACTGCGGCCATTCTCAAGGCGCTCAAGATGTATAACGAGCAATATCTCTGGCCCCTGATTGTGGTTCAGGATGAGGCCCACAGACCCATCATGGTGGGGCTTGGCTATTTCTTCCAACTGGATGTCGCATGGGGCGAATTGATGGCCTATCTCACGCTCATCTCCATCCCCGTTCTGGTCTTCTATCTGGTCATGCAGCGGGCATTCATTGCCTCTATCGCATCCACCGGGGTCAAAGGTTAA
- a CDS encoding ABC transporter permease gives MSGSFLEAFLKRIVGFILVLLVLSVVIFILARVVPGDPARIALGPSASQEQVDAMRQSMGLDDPLVVQYLSYLGKAATGDLGKSLLSGKPVSEDVRTFLPATVELVVVTVLFMFAVAVPLGVLTAKHRNSWIDNVGRIVSLVGVTVPSFVVAILLQIFVANFVDGWPILGRVDFQLGSLDGHTGFLLIDSILAGRPDVFLSACQHLVLPAFSLALASIGQITRITRSTMIENQRRDHVLTLRSFGVPSNVIVFRYLFKLSSIAPLTIMGLEFASLIGNAFVIEMLFSWGGFASYGLSAIMQKDINAVMAVVLISGLFFILANLVIDILLALIDPRVSAKEAR, from the coding sequence ATGTCCGGAAGCTTTCTGGAAGCTTTCTTGAAGCGAATTGTTGGCTTCATTCTTGTGCTGCTCGTGCTCTCGGTGGTGATTTTCATTCTTGCGCGTGTCGTGCCGGGTGACCCTGCCCGTATTGCTCTGGGGCCTAGTGCCAGTCAGGAACAGGTCGATGCAATGCGCCAGTCCATGGGGCTGGATGACCCGCTCGTGGTTCAATATCTCAGTTACTTGGGCAAAGCCGCCACCGGCGATCTTGGCAAGTCCTTGCTGTCCGGCAAACCGGTTTCTGAAGACGTTCGGACATTCCTGCCCGCCACGGTGGAACTGGTTGTCGTCACGGTTCTGTTCATGTTTGCCGTTGCTGTGCCGTTGGGTGTTTTGACTGCCAAGCACAGAAACAGCTGGATCGACAATGTTGGCCGGATTGTTTCGCTGGTGGGCGTAACGGTGCCCAGCTTCGTGGTCGCAATTTTGTTGCAGATTTTCGTTGCCAACTTTGTCGATGGGTGGCCCATTCTGGGTCGGGTTGATTTCCAGCTTGGCAGCCTTGACGGACACACGGGCTTTCTGTTGATCGACTCTATTCTCGCAGGTCGGCCGGATGTCTTCCTCAGCGCCTGCCAGCATCTGGTTCTGCCCGCCTTTTCTCTGGCTCTTGCGAGCATCGGCCAGATCACACGCATCACCCGCTCAACGATGATCGAAAATCAGCGCCGCGACCATGTGTTGACCCTGCGCTCCTTCGGTGTTCCGAGCAATGTGATCGTTTTCCGTTATCTCTTCAAGCTGTCGTCCATCGCTCCGTTGACCATTATGGGGCTCGAGTTTGCCTCGCTGATCGGCAATGCCTTCGTGATTGAAATGCTCTTCTCCTGGGGTGGGTTCGCCTCCTACGGCCTAAGCGCCATCATGCAGAAGGATATCAATGCGGTGATGGCTGTGGTGCTTATCTCTGGGCTGTTTTTCATTCTGGCCAATCTGGTCATCGATATTTTACTTGCCCTGATCGACCCGCGCGTTAGCGCCAAGGAGGCGCGATAA